A single Theobroma cacao cultivar B97-61/B2 unplaced genomic scaffold, Criollo_cocoa_genome_V2, whole genome shotgun sequence DNA region contains:
- the LOC18589427 gene encoding uncharacterized protein LOC18589427, translated as MHLPTALLEPIEVNEGINELDKDIVVTGTKSNDDNVPHTLEDFGIDLQGVNVNAIEHDNNRNKGVYEVNAIDGYSSDVGSDSSVDYEDRLVDVNWVTDEDTNANDELEVARETLREYVKRKKQLCINKGHDGLDDDDYDDDRLIVPVKDVQNNGQTSRPNFDTNKVDGYISEYFDSSDPGSFIETSDNSDEDDAQRVKSSDKYYNPMVPFNDFVVGLRFENLKVLKNVLSELSTRKRFEFKFLKNDKQRVRATCAAKNYKWTILCSWCATNKIYMVKTYEFEHSYLLITKNKRGTALVIARKYGEEITAMPFIKPRHLRALVRKDLRVRVSFNVCRAPKLEVIKKIEEKYKEEYLVLNDYVEELKLTNPGSTIFVTSHKPTPDSMPVFEKIYICFGALKQGFLGGCRHIIGLDGCFLKRLIQGQLLVAVERDGNNQMFPLAWAMVQNENTNS; from the coding sequence ATGCACTTACCTACTGCACTTCTTGAACCAATTGAAGTTAATGAAGGTATAAATGAGCTTGATAAAGATATTGTTGTGACTGGTACTAAAAGTAATGATGATAATGTACCTCATACATTAGAGGATTTTGGTATTGATTTGCAAGGAGTTAATGTGAATGCTATTGAACATGACAATAATAGGAATAAAGGAGTTTATGAAGTGAATGCAATTGATGGCTATAGTAGTGATGTCGGCAGTGATTCAAGTGTGGATTATGAAGATAGGTTGGTGGATGTGAATTGGGTTACTGATGAAGATACAAATGCAAATGACGAACTGGAAGTTGCTAGGGAAACTTTGAGAGAGTATGTTAAGAGGAAAAAACAATTATGTATTAATAAAGGTCATGATGGTTtagatgatgatgattatgatgatgatagACTTATTGTGCCTGTTAAGGATGTACAAAATAATGGTCAAACTTCTAGGCCTAACTTTGATACCAACAAGGTGGATGGGTACATAAGTGAGTATTTTGATTCATCAGACCCTGGGAGTTTTATAGAAACTAGTGATAACTCTGATGAAGATGATGCACAAAGAGTGAAGTCTAGTGATAAATATTACAACCCAATGGTCccttttaatgattttgtgGTTGGACTTAGGTTTGAAAAccttaaagttttaaaaaatgttcTTTCTGAGTTgtcaacaagaaaaagatttgaatttaagttCTTAAAGAATGATAAACAAAGGGTAAGAGCTACATGCGCTGCAAAGAACTACAAGTGGACTATTCTTTGCTCATGGTGTGCTACTAACAAGATATACATGGTGAAAACATATGAATTTGAGCACTCATACTTGCTTATAACAAAGAATAAAAGGGGGACAGCTTTAGTGATTGCAAGAAAGTATGGTGAAGAGATTACTGCTATGCCTTTCATTAAGCCTAGGCATCTGAGGGCACTAGTGAGGAAGGATTTAAGAGTTAGGGTGTCATTTAATGTGTGCAGAGCACCCAAGCTTGAggtgattaaaaaaattgaagagaagTACAAGGAGGAATATCTTGTTTTGAATGACTATGTTGAGGAGTTGAAATTGACAAATCCTGGAAGTACTATTTTTGTCACATCCCACAAGCCTACACCTGATTCGATGCctgtttttgagaaaatttatatatgttttggaGCTCTAAAACAAGGTTTTTTGGGGGGATGCAGACACATTATTGGACTTGATGGATGTTTTTTGAAAAGGTTAATTCAAGGTCAATTACTTGTGGCTGTAGAAAGGGATGGGAACAATCAAATGTTCCCACTTGCTTGGGCAATGGTGCAAAATGAGAATACTAACAGTTAG
- the LOC18589428 gene encoding uncharacterized protein At4g37920, chloroplastic — protein MYHLCKATKSSLKRIIAPKKIKLLKHLLNIIDSVEQFFAVATAFSPNDEHEARDPKALYATPKELDKLIKILLDAYFLNKEETDVKYAKKMTQPIVRQRLFILKEIIEEEYLDQRTTATKPTKDKTESEKL, from the exons ATGTATCACTTATGCAAAGCCACAAAGAGTAGTCTTAAGAGAATAATTGCACCAAAAAAGATAAAGTTGCTCAAGCATCTGCTAAACATCATAGACTCTGTAGAGCAATTTTTTGCAGTAGCAACAGCTTTCTCTCCCAATGATGAACATGAAGCCAGGGATCCTAAAGCTTTATACGC TACTCCAAAAGAACTAGACAAGTTGATTAAGATCTTGCTGGATGCATACTTTCTCAACAAGGAGGAGACTGACGTCAAATATGCTAAAAAGATGACTCAACCTATTGTTAGACAAAGGTTGTTCATCCTCAaggaaataattgaagaagAATACTTGGATCAAAGGACAACAGCAACAAAGCCAACAAAGGATAAAACTGAATCAGAAAAGTTATAA